The window GGCGTTCTGCTTCGCCCCCCGCTTCCACCCCGCCTTCCGCCACGCCGGCGCCACCCGCCGGGAGCTGGGGGTCCCCACCGTGTTCAACTTCCTCGGGCCGCTGGCCAACCCGGCCCGGCCCGGGCGCCAGGTCCTGGGCGTGAGCAGCCCCCCGATGGCCGAGCGCATGGTCCGGGTGCTGGCCGTCAACGGCGTGCGCCGCGCCATGGTGGTCTACGGCCACGACGGGCTCGACGAGCTGACCACCACCACCACCTCCACCGCCCTGGTGCTGGACGACGGCGACATCCGGACCGAGACGGTGGACCCGAGCGACCTGGGGCTGCCACCGGCGACCGCCGACGACCTCCGGGGCGGCGACGCCTCGATCAACGCCGAGCTGGTCCGCCGCCTGCTGGACGGGGAGCGGGGGCCCCGGCGCGACATCGTGCTGTTGAACTCGGCCGCCGCCGCCGTGGTCGCCGGCCTGGCGAAGACGCTGGCCGAGGGCATCGAGGTGGCGGTGGCGTCGCTCGACGAGGGCAGGGCGGCATCGGTCCTCGATCGCCTGGTGGCCGCGTCGAACGCCGAGGCACCCGTCGGCGCTTGACCGCCCGACGTCCCGGGTAGGGCGCGGGGATGCACCCCCGCCGCACTCCCCCCACGGTCCGCGCTCGCCGCTCTCCGCGCCTGATGGCCCTGGCCCTCGCCGCATCGCTGGCCGTCACCGCCGGTGCCTGCGGCTCCGACGGGGAGGACGACGCCGGCCGCACCGACACCACCGCCAACCGCGGCACGGTCGCCGGTGCGGGCGACAGCGGGGCGCCGGCCCAGGGTGAGCCCGAGGGCGCCAACACCGGCTCGGGCGGCGACTCGGGCGGGGCCACGGGCAACGCCGTCGACCCCGGCGGCGACAACCCGTGAGCGGCCGGGACGAAGCCGAGGGTCGCATGGGCGAGCCCCACGACCGCTCGGACGCCGCCGGGGCCCCGGGGGCCAGCGGTCCCGGCGATCCCGGCTACGACGGGGAGGCGACCCTCGGCGACGAGGGGGCGGCCGCCGGCCCCGAGTCGTTCGGCGATCCCTTCGGGCGGCCCGACTCCGGCGACTGAGCGCCCACGGGCAGCGACGCAGCCGGTCCCGGTGGTCGCCGCTGCCGGTTCGTGCCGCCGCCCGGCTCGAAGCGGGGGAGCTCGGGCAGAGGGGTGACCAGGGGGGCG of the Acidimicrobiales bacterium genome contains:
- the trpD gene encoding anthranilate phosphoribosyltransferase — encoded protein: MTDLGSLGGWPTILTRLMSGADLSRAEASAALSEVFEGTATASQLAAFLTALRIKGETVDEMTGLVEAVLAHAEPVVLPDADDLVDTCGTGGDRSGSINVSTVTALVVAGAGARVVKHGNRAASSSTGSADVLEALGVRIDVGGEGVVRCLEASGMAFCFAPRFHPAFRHAGATRRELGVPTVFNFLGPLANPARPGRQVLGVSSPPMAERMVRVLAVNGVRRAMVVYGHDGLDELTTTTTSTALVLDDGDIRTETVDPSDLGLPPATADDLRGGDASINAELVRRLLDGERGPRRDIVLLNSAAAAVVAGLAKTLAEGIEVAVASLDEGRAASVLDRLVAASNAEAPVGA